A window of Rhododendron vialii isolate Sample 1 chromosome 13a, ASM3025357v1 contains these coding sequences:
- the LOC131312774 gene encoding uncharacterized protein LOC131312774 codes for MGCCPSSPYKADAAADSTHEHRHSSAARPDPSSRSRTAAAVAPPEEETVKEVLSETPIAKISEKDDKQRVLKPLQKQDHPKKNINKKTPSFRTEEASEVSDIRSLSELSVSTVADKRDDDGVAGGEEARQRVAGRSPAKFRNRERRDRTAAGGKSPTRRSDPSPGRVRSLSGRERAGPADGKRRDSGESSSRRSMSPATRATEMGCGRPGMGRTSSARRTGKSPGRVPGKTHPTQKFEGNEEGEVPGDSNKWQQPPTTDESLENPLVSLECFIFL; via the coding sequence ATGGGTTGCTGTCCAAGTTCCCCCTACAAAGCTGATGCTGCTGCTGATTCCACCCACGAACACCGCCACTCGTCGGCAGCCAGACCTGACCCGTCCAGCCGTTCCAGGACTGCGGCGGCGGTTGCACCACCCGAAGAGGAGACCGTCAAGGAAGTACTCTCCGAGACTCCCATTGCCAAGATTAGCGAAAAGGACGACAAACAGAGAGTGCTTAAGCCATTGCAAAAGCAGGACCACCCCAAGAAAAATATCAACAAGAAAACGCCATCGTTTAGGACAGAGGAGGCTTCTGAAGTCTCCGACATCCGTAGCCTGAGCGAGCTCAGCGTCTCCACGGTGGCGGACAAGAGGGACGACGACGGCGTCGCCGGCGGCGAGGAGGCCCGGCAGAGGGTGGCCGGCAGATCTCCGGCCAAATTCCGCAACCGTGAGAGGCGGGACAGGACGGCGGCGGGGGGCAAGTCTCCGACGAGGAGATCCGACCCGTCTCCGGGTCGGGTCAGATCCCTGTCCGGGAGGGAGAGGGCGGGGCCGGCCGACGGGAAGAGGCGGGATTCGGGTGAGAGTTCGAGCCGGAGGTCAATGTCGCCGGCAACGCGCGCGACGGAGATGGGGTGCGGGAGGCCAGGCATGGGTCGGACCTCGTCGGCGAGGAGGACGGGGAAGAGCCCGGGTCGGGTGCCCGGGAAGACGCACCCGACCCAGAAGTTTGAAGGGAATGAGGAGGGGGAAGTTCCAGGTGATAGTAACAAGTGGCAGCAGCCACCGACGACGGATGAGTCGCTGGAAAACCCACTTGTGTCCCTGGAATGTTTCATCTTTCTGTAA
- the LOC131312775 gene encoding uncharacterized protein LOC131312775 has product MGSQPTGAPPLTEIDDHWRQFDNSVNAVSFGFVATAVLISMFLVMAIFERFLRPTSPESSPSGRRYIGDVESQMGFHGKLRFPSPKSSSNAREVSVLMPGEDIPTFIANPAPVPCPPERIAWPTHQPKANTSSSST; this is encoded by the exons atgggctCTCAACCGACCGGTGCTCCGCCGTTAACGGAGATAGACGACCACTGGAGGCAGTTTGACAACTCCGTAAACGCGGTTTCGTTTGGGTTCGTTGCCACCGCCGTTCTCATCTCCATGTTCCTCGTCATGGCCATTTTCGAGAGGTTTCTCAGACCCACTTCGCCGGAGTCCTCGCCGTCCGGCCGCCGGTACATCGGAGACGTCGAATCCCAAATGGGTTTCCATGGGAAGCTTCGATTTCCTTCCCCCAAA TCATCTTCGAATGCTAGAGAAGTTTCAGTGTTGATGCCTGGAGAAGACATTCCTACCTTCATTGCAAATCCAGCACCCGTCCCATGCCCCCCAGAGCGCATCGCATGGCCTACCCATCAACCAAAAGCAAACACAAGCTCAAGTTCAACCTGA
- the LOC131312776 gene encoding uncharacterized protein LOC131312776, producing the protein MGLVGRLIWVNDYGKKQCKSLFWRMRAAVVKKKKAGKKQCKFQYDPWSYALNFDDGGGGRSSSSNLRVIEGVGDGGASRKGGFVVVRGLSGATVWVYVYLGNRVL; encoded by the coding sequence ATGGGTTTGGTCGGAAGGCTGATTTGGGTCAATGATTACGGCAAGAAGCAATGCAAGAGCCTTTTCTGGAGGATGAGGGCGGCGgtagtgaagaagaagaaggcggGGAAGAAGCAATGCAAGTTCCAGTACGATCCTTGGAGCTACGCTCTCAATTTCGacgacggcggcggcggcagaagcagcagcagcaatttGAGAGTGATCGAAGGTGTAGGAGATGGAGGAGCATCCCGAAAGGGTGGATTTGTGGTCGTTCGGGGCTTGTCTGGAGCCACTGTTTGGGTTTATGTTTATCtgggtaatagagtcttgtAA
- the LOC131314052 gene encoding E3 ubiquitin-protein ligase RHA2B-like translates to MAFPLELLTLQKLALRLAGRVLEAAVSSFTLFKRTEFSDDSAVLSSEPRPYASLVQVPAHSVIDSIKERLPVIKYSNFLERPEGRRWDDSSTSLCAVCLALVNGSDEVRELCSCYHVFHIECLDGWVDQGRTTCPLCRSKLWPDLNYGKSKGSGGDPWRSERMIYLFGEDRCFL, encoded by the coding sequence ATGGCTTTTCCTTTAGAACTTCTCACATTACAAAAACTTGCGTTACGCCTTGCCGGACGCGTGCTCGAGGCAGCTGTCTCTTCGTTCACTCTGTTCAAACGAACAGAATTCTCCGACGACTCAGCTGTTTTGTCGTCGGAGCCTCGCCCTTATGCTTCACTAGTGCAAGTGCCTGCCCATTCTGTTATCGACTCGATCAAGGAGCGACTGCCAGTTATCAAATACAGTAACTTCCTTGAGAGGCCAGAAGGTCGTCGATGGGATGATTCATCTACCTCCCTGTGTGCTGTGTGTTTAGCACTCGTGAATGGTAGCGATGAGGTCAGGGAGTTGTGCAGCTGCTATCATGTTTTTCACATAGAGTGCCTTGATGGTTGGGTCGATCAAGGCCGAACCACTTGCCCTTTGTGCCGGTCCAAGCTGTGGCCTGACCTGAATTAtggcaagtccaaaggcagcgGCGGAGATCCATGGAGGAGTGAGAGGATGATTTACTTGTTTGGGGAAGATCGATGTTTTCTGTAG